A single Cannabis sativa cultivar Pink pepper isolate KNU-18-1 chromosome 7, ASM2916894v1, whole genome shotgun sequence DNA region contains:
- the LOC115698187 gene encoding pentatricopeptide repeat-containing protein At2g03880, mitochondrial → MLKFNSRILNFRYSVNRQLKHIEIKYFSSYIIDGVSSTHSAFDSNRLLNELSKSGRVDEAHQLFNKMLIRDEFTWNTMIAAYSNSGRFSDARQLFEDTPTKSPITWSSLLSGYCRNECEIEAFELFWHMQLEGQMPSQFTLGSVLRLCSTLGLLQRGEQIHGYTIKTRFDLNDFVLTCLVDMYAKCKCISEAEYLFRMSPRSKNHVMWTAMVTGYSQNGESLKAIKCFREMRIEGVESNHFTFPGILTACAAVNAGLFGAQVHGCMIRIGYGANVFVQSALVDMYAKCGDLNSAKRALENMESDDVVSLNSMIVGCVRQGYLKDALILFKEMHARDMKTDHFTYPSILNSFAVLKEIEQAKSVHGLIIKTGFEAYVLVGNSLIDMYAKQGNLVSAYQTFNLILDKDVISWTSLVSGYAHNGYYEKAFELFHEMRVAGVYPDQFVIASVLSACAELTVLEFGQQIHSNCTKSGLRPSLSVDNSLVTMYAKCGCIEEANKVFDSMRVRNVISWTALIVGYAQNGRGKDSLKFYDQMIATGTNPDFITFIGLLFACSHAGLLENGRTYFESMDKVYGIKPGPEHYACMIDLLGRSGKLKEAKRLVNQMTVEPDATVWKALLAACRVHGNVELGEKAADNLLKLEPFNSVAYVLLSNLYSAAGRWDDAAKIRRLMKSMGISKEPGYSWIEMNSQAHRFMSEDRSHPRTTEIYSKLDEIMMLIKEAGYVPDMNFALHDMDEEGKELGLTYHSEKLAIAFGLLTVPPGAPVRIYKNLRVCGDCHTAMKYISSVVIRHIILRDPNCFHHFKDGKCSCGDYW, encoded by the coding sequence ATGCTTAAATTCAATTCAAGAATTCTGAATTTCCGTTATAGTGTCAATCGTCAACTCAAGCATATAGAAATCAAGTATTTCAGTAGCTATATCATTGATGGTGTAAGTTCTACTCATTCTGCATTTGATTCGAATAGGCTTTTAAATGAGCTGTCCAAATCTGGTCGAGTTGATGAAGCTCACCAACTGTTCAACAAAATGCTCATTCGAGATGAATTTACTTGGAATACAATGATAGCTGCTTATTCCAATTCAGGAAGATTTTCTGATGCAAGACAACTTTTTGAGGACACCCCAACGAAAAGTCCCATCACTTGGTCATCCTTGCTGTCTGGGTATTGTCGCAATGAATGTGAAATTGAAGCTTTTGAACTATTTTGGCACATGCAGCTAGAGGGCCAAATGCCTAGCCAGTTCACGTTGGGCAGTGTCCTAAGGTTGTGTTCAACATTGGGTTTACTTCAAAGAGGTGAACAGATTCATGGATATACAATTAAGACACGATTTGACTTGAATGATTTTGTTCTCACTTGTCTCGTTGACATGTATGCAAAGTGTAAGTGCATATCAGAAGCTGAATATCTTTTCAGGATGTCCCCAAGGAGTAAAAATCATGTAATGTGGACTGCTATGGTTACTGGGTACTCCCAAAATGGTGAAAGTTTAAAAGCAATCAAGTGTTTTCGAGAAATGCGAATTGAAGGGGTAGAGTCGAACCATTTTACATTCCCTGGCATTTTGACTGCATGTGCTGCGGTTAATGCAGGTTTGTTTGGGGCTCAGGTGCATGGATGCATGATCAGGATTGGATATGGGGCAAATGTGTTTGTTCAAAGTGCATTGGTTGATATGTATGCAAAATGTGGAGATTTAAATAGTGCAAAGAGGGCGTTGGAGAACATGGAGTCTGATGATGTAGTTTCTTTGAACTCCATGATAGTTGGATGCGTGAGACAAGGATACTTAAAGGATGCTTTGATCTTGTTTAAAGAAATGCACGCAAGGGATATGAAGACTGATCATTTTACTTACCCTTCCATTCTAAACTCCTTCGCTGTCTTGAAGGAAATCGAACAAGCAAAGTCTGTCCACGGTTTGATCATCAAGACTGGATTTGAGGCTTATGTGCTTGTTGGTAATTCTCTTATTGACATGTATGCCAAACAAGGAAATTTGGTTTCAGCTTATCAAACATTTAATCTTATTTTAGATAAGGATGTGATATCATGGACGTCTCTAGTGTCGGGGTATGCACACAATGGCTATTATGAAAAAGCATTTGAATTGTTTCACGAGATGAGAGTAGCAGGGGTTTATCCAGACCAATTTGTAATTGCCAGTGTTTTAAGTGCCTGTGCAGAATTAACAGTTTTGGAATTTGGGCAACAAATTCATTCTAACTGTACTAAATCCGGTCTTCGGCCATCATTATCAGTAGATAACTCCTTAGTAACAATGTATGCAAAGTGTGGGTGCATAGAAGAAGCTAACAAAGTTTTTGACTCTATGCGAGTAAGAAATGTGATCAGCTGGACAGCTCTAATTGTAGGTTATGCACAAAATGGTAGGGGAAAGGACTCTTTAAAGTTCTACGATCAGATGATTGCAACTGGCACAAATCCGGACTTCATTACTTTTATCGGTTTGTTGTTTGCTTGTAGCCATGCTGGTCTTCTGGAAAATGGTAGAACATATTTTGAATCAATGGATAAGGTTTATGGAATCAAACCAGGCCCTGAACATTATGCATGTATGATTGACCTGTTGGGGCGATCTGGAAAACTTAAAGAGGCTAAGCGATTAGTGAATCAAATGACTGTGGAACCAGATGCAACTGTTTGGAAGGCACTTCTTGCTGCATGTAGAGTACATGGCAATGTCGAACTTGGAGAGAAAGCAGCAGATAACCTTCTTAAATTGGAACCATTTAACTCTGTGGCTTATGTTCTCTTATCTAATTTGTACTCTGCAGCCGGTAGATGGGATGACGCTGCAAAAATCCGGAGATTGATGAAATCAATGGGGATCAGTAAGGAACCTGGTTATAGTTGGATTGAGATGAACAGCCAAGCGCATAGGTTTATGTCTGAAGATAGAAGCCATCCAAGAACAACTGAGATATATTCAAAGCTTGATGAGATAATGATGTTGATCAAAGAAGCTGGGTATGTGCCAGACATGAATTTTGCGCTTCATGACATGGATGAAGAGGGTAAGGAGCTTGGTTTAACTTATCATAGTGAAAAGTTGGCAATTGCTTTTGGACTTCTTACGGTGCCACCAGGGGCACCAGTTCGGATTTATAAGAACCTTCGGGTTTGTGGAGATTGCCATACTGCAATGAAATATATATCAAGCGTAGTTATTCGACATATCATATTGAGAGATCCAAATTGTTTTCATCATTTCAAAGACGGGAAATGTTCTTGTGGAGACTACTGGTAG